One genomic window of Nicotiana sylvestris chromosome 10, ASM39365v2, whole genome shotgun sequence includes the following:
- the LOC138879316 gene encoding uncharacterized protein — MVEELKKLIGRVRSVEGGKGIEGLNYKNLHIQTGVKLPEGDKPPKFEMFNGIGDPKVHLRTYRDKLVGVGKNEKICKKLFMQSLTVDALSWYVSQNPKMWVNWVSMTLDFMNKFRFNTKNAPDFFYIENFKKNLIEPFREYATHWRLEATKVRPALKEEQMKKFFVRVQDLQYYERLMIIEKHKFSYIIKLGGRIE; from the coding sequence ATGGTAGAGGAACTCAAGAAACTGATAGGGAGAGTCCGGAGTGTTGAAGGTGGGAAAGGCATAGAGGGTTTAAACTATAAAAATTTGCATATCCAGACAGGCGTAAAACTGCCGGAGGGcgacaaacctcccaagtttgagatgttcaATGGCATTGGTGATCCGAAGGTACATCTAAGAACCTACCGCGACAAGCTGGTAGGAGTGGGTAAGAATGAAAAAATCTGCAAGAAATTGTTCATGCAAAGTCTTACAGTAGATGCCTTGTCTTGGTATGTCAGTCAAAACCCGAAGATGTGGGTAAATTGGGTAAGTATGACATTAGATTTTATGAACAAATTTAGGTTCAATACAAAGAATGCGCCAGACTTTTTCTATATTGAAAACTTCAAGAAGAATCTGATAGAACCCTTCCGCGAGTATGCAACTCATTGGAGATTAGAGGCCACAAAGGTAAGGCCAGCACTtaaagaagaacaaatgaaaaaGTTTTTTGTTAGAGTTCAAGATCTGCAATACTATGAAAGATTGATGATCATTGAGAAACACAAGTTCTCATACATCATCAAGTTAGGAGGGAGGATAGAATAA